A window of Pedococcus badiiscoriae genomic DNA:
CGGTCTTCATCCCGGAGTACGTCGTAGGGCACTGGTGGGAGCACCTCCTGCACAACCAGAGCGCGCTGCGCCTCAAGGGCCGGCTGCTCTACCAGCCAGGCGTCATGGTGACCTCCGTGCCGTACCAGCTCCGGTCATCGCGTGACGGGCTCGCGGGGACCGACGACCTCGACGACGAGGTGCTGCCTCAGGCCAGTTCCATGCGGTAGCCGTGGCCCCGCAGTGTCGTGATGACGGGTGCACGGGAGCCTGCGGCCGTGGCGGCAGCATCGAGCTTCTTTCGCAGCGCGACCATCGTCACGTCGAGGGTCTTGGTGGAGCCGTACCAGTTCTCGTCCCAGACCTGGGACATGAGGTCCTCCCGACTGAGGGCGGTGCCCGTGGAGGCTGCGAGAGTGGCGAGCAGGTCGAACTCCTTGGGGCGCAACGTGACTGGCGCACCGGCGAGGGTGCAGGCCCTGGCGGCCGTGTCGATGTGGAGCTGGCCGTGCGCGATCGGTTCGGCGGGCCGGGCCATGGGTCTGCTTCGAAGGTGGGCGCGCAGCCGAGCCAGCAGGACGCTGAGGCTGACGGGTTTGGTGAGGTAGTCGTCGGCCCCGGCGTCGAGGCCCACGACGACGTCCATGTCCGCATCCCGAGCGGTGAGGATGATCAGGAGCAGGTCGGGGTGGGAGCTGCGCAGGTTCCGGGCGACGTCGATGCCGTCCTGGTCGGGCAGGCCGAGGTCGAGGACGACCAGGTCCGGGCGGTGCGCCGCTGCCTCGGCCAGACCTGAGGCGCCGGTGCGGGACCAGCGTGAACGGTAACCCTGGGCCGCCAGTCCGGCGGTGAGCTGGTGCCCGAGCACGTTGTCGTCCTCGATGACGAGCGCGGCCACACCGTTGGCGGTTTCCTGGGCCATGGCGCAGATGCTACTTCGCGCCGGGCGGCGTCCCCGGGTTCGCCCCGGCGCTCGTCACAGGGTTCGTCACAGGTCTCGGAGCTCCTCCACCGCGGGCCGGGTGCTGGCGCGGGCCCCGGACGCTGCCGCGGCGACGAGCGCGACGACGACAGCCAGGGTGGTGCCGGTCAGGTAGCTCCACGGCACCGCGATGTGGGAGGGAGGTGGGTCGAACACCCCGGTGAGCACCTTGACGAGCATGTGGGACAGGACGGTCCCGATGGCTGCGCCGCCGAGCAGACCGCCAGCGAGGATGACCGTGCTCTCCCCGATCACCAGGCCGCGGAGCTGACGGCGTCGGGCGCCCAGGAGGGTCATGATGGCCATCGACCGTCGGCGTTCGGCCAGGCCGAGGGCCAGGACCAGTGCGCCGGCGGCGACGGCCAGGACGATCGCGTAGCCAAGCTCGATTCGCGTCAGGCCCTGGAGGTTGACCGAGGTGAGGCTGGAACCGACCTTGCCGCGGGCCTCGGTGAGGTCGGTGACCGCAGCCGCCGAGCCGACCTCGCGACGTACCGCGGCGGCGACCTGGGCCTGGTTGGTCCCACCGGTGTCGATGAGGAACGTGCTGACGGCCGCATTGCCGGTCGCCTTGGCGACGTAGGCGGCGTTAGCGACGAAGAAGCTGTCCTTGGGGGCGGTGGGGAACTCGTTGACGATCCCCGCGAAGTGGAAGGGCACCAGGCGGGCGGCACCGCCGTGCGCGTCGGGCAGTCGCAGCCGGAGGGTGTCGCCCGGGCTCAGCTGGAAGTCCTTGACGGTCTCGGCACTGACCAGGACCGAGGTGGGGTCGGTCTGCAAGCGGGTCATGAGCTGCTTCGCCGTGCCACCGGTGAAGTAGGCGTCCTGCAAGGCGGTCACCGACGCGATGGTCGCGGGATTGACGCCATACAGGTCCTGCAGGTCGGCCCCGACGTAGGCGAAGCGGTGCTGCAGGGGTTCGACCCGCCGCACCCCGGGGGTCCTCTCCAGTGGAGCGGCCGCACTGGCGGGAACGCTGGCGCCGGGCGGCTCGGTGACCGTGACGTCTGCCCCGTTGGTGAGCTGGGCGTCGGCCTCGGCCTGCTGTGCGTAGGTCGCGTTGAAGGTGGCTGTGGAGGCGGCGAAGGACAACGCCAGTGCCAGCAGGACACTCGCCCTGGCCAGCGCCGGTCGTTGTCTGCTGAGGCTGGCCGCACCGGACGGGGCGAGGGGCCCGGTCAGGGGTCGCAGGCCGGTGGTGAGGGCGGGGCGCGCGTGGGCCAGGAGGGTCAGGATGATGCGGGTGAGCAGCCCCGCCGCCCCGAGCCAGAGCAGCGCTGGGCCGAGGAACGCCCAGTAGGAGACCGCGATGCTGGGAATGCCCTCCGGTGCCAGCACGAGGGTGTAGTTGTCGGCGGAGGACGCCCAGAACACGATGACGGCGGCGACGACGAGGGCCAGGTCGAGTCCGGTGCGAAGCCACCAGGGGAGGCGGGTTCGGCGCCCGACGACCGCGGTGGTCTGGGTGACGGTGCGGGCACGGAGGTCACGCACTGCCGGCGTGAGCGTCGTGGCCGTCGCGGCCACGACCCCGAGGGCGACGGCGGCAGCTGACCAGAGCCAGGTGAGCTCGGCGCGGGGGCCGGTCCGGGCGGCCAGGGCGAGCGTTGCGCTGGCGAGGAGGAGCCCGACGAGGCATCCCAGGGCGGCGACCAGGACCGTCTCGGCCAGCGCCAGCCTGATGACGGCGCGAGTGGACAGGCCCCGGGTGCGCAACAGGGCTTGCTCGGACCGGCGGCGGGAGGCGCCGGCGCCGACCACGGCGGCGGTGAGCAGGCAGGCGAGGACAGCACCCGGCAGTCCCAGGAAGAGGAACAGCATCTGCGCGTATGCCGCGTCGCCGCGGGCCGCGTCCAGGGCGGCGGCGAGGTTGTCGCCGACCAGGGCGCCGCCGGCGGTCTGGGCCTCGAAGTGGTGCGCCGTCGCGAGCACGCGGCTGTAGGCGTCGGCGGGGGCGGCGGGTAGGGGGGCGTTCCGCCGGACGTGGAACTGGGTGGTCACGTCGGCGCCGTGGAACAGGGTGGTGAAGGTGGGCTCGGGCAGCAGGACCACGTTGTCCGGTGGTGCGGTCGCCTGCGACTGCGCTGCCGCGCCGACGTGTTGGAAGAGGGTGTCGGCCTGGGGCAGGTCGACGACCCCGGCGATGGTGATCGTCGCAGGCGGCGACCCGGGACGGCCGATGATGACGTGGTCCCCGGGGGCGACGTGCAGGTTCGCGGCCGTCTGCTGGGCCAGCTGCGGGCCCTCGGGGCTACCGGCCAGCTGTCGCAGCTGCGCCGGGAAGGCCGATCGGTACCCCGCAGGCAGGCCCAGGACGACCCCGGGCCCGGTGGTCTGGGTGCTCCCCGCCGCGGTCGCCTCCAGGCCGGTGGTCTTGGTCAGGTGCACGGTCTGCACGGTCGCCGTGCCGGGCGTGCCCCGCAGCGTCGTGAGGACCCCGGCGGGGACTGCCCCCCGTTGCACCTCGACCTGCCAGTCGACCGCAACGGTGTGG
This region includes:
- a CDS encoding FtsX-like permease family protein encodes the protein MTGTVVWLTGLMRRRGLRLLGTAAGIALAVGLTAALGGFIAASQATMTTRATHTVAVDWQVEVQRGAVPAGVLTTLRGTPGTATVQTVHLTKTTGLEATAAGSTQTTGPGVVLGLPAGYRSAFPAQLRQLAGSPEGPQLAQQTAANLHVAPGDHVIIGRPGSPPATITIAGVVDLPQADTLFQHVGAAAQSQATAPPDNVVLLPEPTFTTLFHGADVTTQFHVRRNAPLPAAPADAYSRVLATAHHFEAQTAGGALVGDNLAAALDAARGDAAYAQMLFLFLGLPGAVLACLLTAAVVGAGASRRRSEQALLRTRGLSTRAVIRLALAETVLVAALGCLVGLLLASATLALAARTGPRAELTWLWSAAAVALGVVAATATTLTPAVRDLRARTVTQTTAVVGRRTRLPWWLRTGLDLALVVAAVIVFWASSADNYTLVLAPEGIPSIAVSYWAFLGPALLWLGAAGLLTRIILTLLAHARPALTTGLRPLTGPLAPSGAASLSRQRPALARASVLLALALSFAASTATFNATYAQQAEADAQLTNGADVTVTEPPGASVPASAAAPLERTPGVRRVEPLQHRFAYVGADLQDLYGVNPATIASVTALQDAYFTGGTAKQLMTRLQTDPTSVLVSAETVKDFQLSPGDTLRLRLPDAHGGAARLVPFHFAGIVNEFPTAPKDSFFVANAAYVAKATGNAAVSTFLIDTGGTNQAQVAAAVRREVGSAAAVTDLTEARGKVGSSLTSVNLQGLTRIELGYAIVLAVAAGALVLALGLAERRRSMAIMTLLGARRRQLRGLVIGESTVILAGGLLGGAAIGTVLSHMLVKVLTGVFDPPPSHIAVPWSYLTGTTLAVVVALVAAAASGARASTRPAVEELRDL
- a CDS encoding response regulator transcription factor encodes the protein MAQETANGVAALVIEDDNVLGHQLTAGLAAQGYRSRWSRTGASGLAEAAAHRPDLVVLDLGLPDQDGIDVARNLRSSHPDLLLIILTARDADMDVVVGLDAGADDYLTKPVSLSVLLARLRAHLRSRPMARPAEPIAHGQLHIDTAARACTLAGAPVTLRPKEFDLLATLAASTGTALSREDLMSQVWDENWYGSTKTLDVTMVALRKKLDAAATAAGSRAPVITTLRGHGYRMELA